In one window of Streptomyces sp. NBC_01224 DNA:
- the paaD gene encoding 1,2-phenylacetyl-CoA epoxidase subunit PaaD, which translates to MVTETLLEEELCRLAGSVPDPELPVLTLDDLGVLRGVDVVAPGKVTVRLTPTYTGCPAIEAMSADIEQVLHDHGIPEVSVVTVLSPAWSTDDISAEGRRKLAEFGIAPPRPRPHNATAPAGGPVLLTLSVRCPHCGSTDTELLSRFSSTACKALRRCVTCREPFDHFKEL; encoded by the coding sequence ATGGTGACCGAAACGCTCCTGGAGGAGGAGCTGTGCCGACTGGCAGGCTCCGTACCCGATCCCGAACTGCCCGTGCTGACCCTGGACGATCTGGGGGTGCTCCGGGGCGTGGACGTGGTGGCGCCCGGCAAGGTCACGGTACGCCTCACCCCGACCTACACCGGCTGCCCGGCGATCGAGGCAATGTCCGCCGACATCGAGCAGGTGCTGCACGACCACGGCATACCGGAAGTCTCCGTGGTCACCGTACTCTCGCCTGCCTGGTCCACGGACGACATCAGCGCGGAAGGGCGGCGCAAGCTGGCCGAGTTCGGCATCGCGCCCCCGCGCCCGCGCCCGCACAATGCAACGGCCCCCGCAGGCGGCCCAGTGCTGCTCACTCTCTCGGTCCGCTGCCCGCACTGCGGCTCGACCGATACGGAGCTGCTGAGCCGGTTCTCCTCCACCGCATGCAAGGCACTGCGCCGCTGTGTGACATGTCGCGAACCGTTCGACCACTTCAAGGAGTTGTAG
- the paaB gene encoding 1,2-phenylacetyl-CoA epoxidase subunit PaaB — protein MSSSTEWPLWEVFVRSRRGLSHTHAGSLHAPDAEMALRNARDLYTRRSEGVSIWVVPSAQVTASSPDEKDSFFEPAGDKPYRHPTFYEIPEGVKHL, from the coding sequence ATGAGCAGTTCGACCGAATGGCCGCTGTGGGAGGTGTTCGTGCGTTCGCGGCGCGGGCTGTCCCACACCCACGCCGGCAGCCTGCACGCCCCGGACGCGGAAATGGCCCTGCGCAACGCGCGCGATCTGTACACGCGCCGTTCCGAGGGCGTCTCCATCTGGGTGGTCCCGTCCGCACAGGTCACGGCCTCCTCGCCCGACGAGAAGGACTCCTTCTTCGAGCCGGCCGGTGACAAGCCGTACCGGCACCCGACGTTCTACGAGATCCCGGAAGGGGTGAAGCACCTGTGA
- a CDS encoding 2Fe-2S iron-sulfur cluster-binding protein — protein MFHPLRVRAIERLTDDSVAVTFAVPPELRETFRHKPGQHLNVRYSVEGEEIRRSYSICSPATDEPSDPALRVGIRLVDGGAFSTYALKELAVGDLIESMPPMGRFVLTPRAGHFAAIVGGSGITPVLSIAATLLAREPDASFCLIRSDRTAVSTMFLDEVADLKDRYPDRFQLVTVLSREEQQAGLPSGRLDGDRLTELLPALLPVPEVDGWYLCGPFGLVQAAERALHDLGVDRTRIHQEIFHVDDGPNAPARTRAETPAHSSLTATLDGRSGTWPVQEGESLLETVLRSRSDAPYACKGGVCGTCRAFLVSGEVRMDRNFALEPEETGAGYVLACQSHPVTPEVELDFDR, from the coding sequence ATGTTCCATCCGCTCCGGGTCCGCGCGATCGAACGGCTCACGGACGATTCGGTGGCCGTCACCTTCGCCGTGCCACCCGAGCTGCGCGAGACCTTCCGCCACAAGCCCGGCCAGCACCTCAATGTGCGCTACAGCGTCGAAGGTGAAGAGATCCGCCGCTCGTACTCGATCTGTTCCCCAGCCACCGATGAACCGTCGGATCCGGCGCTACGGGTGGGCATTAGGCTCGTCGACGGCGGCGCGTTCTCCACGTACGCGCTAAAGGAACTCGCCGTCGGTGACCTGATCGAGTCGATGCCACCGATGGGCCGCTTCGTGCTCACGCCCCGTGCCGGACATTTCGCGGCGATCGTAGGGGGCAGCGGGATCACCCCGGTGCTGTCGATCGCGGCGACACTGCTGGCGCGGGAGCCCGACGCCAGTTTCTGTCTGATCCGCAGCGACCGGACGGCGGTCTCGACGATGTTCCTGGACGAGGTCGCCGACCTCAAAGACCGCTATCCGGACCGGTTCCAGCTGGTCACGGTGCTCTCCCGGGAGGAGCAGCAGGCAGGTCTCCCTTCCGGCCGGCTGGACGGGGACCGGCTCACCGAGCTGCTGCCCGCGCTGCTACCCGTGCCGGAGGTGGACGGCTGGTATCTGTGCGGGCCATTCGGGCTGGTACAGGCCGCCGAACGCGCGCTGCACGACCTGGGTGTCGACCGGACCCGCATCCACCAGGAGATCTTCCATGTGGACGACGGCCCGAACGCACCTGCCCGCACCCGGGCCGAAACGCCTGCTCACAGCAGCCTCACCGCGACCCTGGACGGCCGCTCCGGCACATGGCCGGTACAGGAGGGCGAATCGCTGCTGGAGACCGTGCTGCGCAGCCGCTCCGACGCACCGTACGCCTGCAAGGGCGGTGTGTGCGGGACCTGCCGGGCATTCCTGGTCTCGGGCGAGGTACGGATGGACCGCAATTTCGCGCTGGAACCCGAAGAGACGGGCGCCGGCTATGTGCTGGCGTGCCAGTCACATCCCGTCACTCCGGAGGTGGAGCTCGACTTCGACCGCTGA
- the paaA gene encoding 1,2-phenylacetyl-CoA epoxidase subunit PaaA: MTAVTADQTAQAEAGRPEGTGEALEAAFDAAVAADERIEPRDWMPDAYRASLVRQMAQHAHSEIIGMQPEANWISRAPSLRRKAILMAKVQDEAGHGLYLYSAAETLGTGREELLDKLHAGRQRYSSIFNYPTLTWADVGAIGWLVDGAAITNQVPLCRCSYGPYARAMVRICKEESFHQRQGYELLLTLSRGTPAQHEMAQDAVNRWWWPSLMMFGPPDDASAHSAQSMTWKIKRHSNDELRQRFVDICVPQAEALGLTLPDPDLRWNEKRGQHDFGAIDWQEFQEVLKGNGPCNEQRLTQRRRAHEEGSWVRDAAVAYAEKHTAVRNGEATA; the protein is encoded by the coding sequence ATGACGGCAGTGACTGCGGACCAGACAGCGCAGGCAGAGGCAGGCAGGCCTGAAGGGACGGGCGAGGCCCTGGAGGCGGCCTTCGATGCTGCGGTGGCGGCGGACGAGCGCATCGAGCCGCGCGACTGGATGCCGGATGCGTACCGTGCCTCACTGGTCAGGCAAATGGCCCAGCATGCCCATTCCGAAATCATCGGAATGCAGCCGGAGGCCAACTGGATCTCGCGAGCGCCCTCGCTGCGCCGCAAGGCGATCCTGATGGCCAAAGTGCAGGACGAGGCCGGACACGGGCTCTATCTGTACAGCGCCGCGGAGACCCTCGGCACCGGCCGCGAGGAGCTGCTGGACAAGCTCCACGCAGGCCGCCAGAGGTATTCATCGATCTTCAATTACCCCACGCTGACCTGGGCGGACGTCGGCGCGATCGGCTGGCTCGTGGACGGCGCCGCGATCACCAACCAGGTTCCGCTCTGTCGCTGCTCCTACGGCCCGTACGCCCGGGCGATGGTCCGTATCTGCAAGGAGGAGTCCTTCCACCAGCGTCAGGGTTACGAGCTGCTGCTCACCCTCAGCCGCGGCACCCCGGCACAGCACGAGATGGCGCAGGACGCGGTGAACCGCTGGTGGTGGCCGTCCCTGATGATGTTCGGCCCTCCGGATGACGCATCGGCCCACTCGGCGCAGTCGATGACCTGGAAGATCAAGCGGCACTCCAACGACGAGCTGCGGCAGCGCTTCGTGGACATCTGTGTCCCCCAGGCCGAGGCGCTGGGGCTCACCCTTCCGGACCCGGACCTCCGGTGGAACGAGAAGCGTGGACAGCACGACTTCGGGGCGATCGACTGGCAGGAGTTCCAGGAGGTCCTCAAGGGCAACGGCCCGTGCAACGAGCAGCGCCTCACCCAGCGCCGCCGGGCGCACGAGGAGGGCTCCTGGGTCCGGGACGCGGCGGTCGCGTATGCCGAGAAGCACACAGCAGTACGGAACGGGGAGGCAACAGCATGA
- a CDS encoding acyl-CoA dehydrogenase family protein, whose product MDFTFTEEQQAATEAARAVFSGVAPDGVPSPALVPGAVAEDIDRPLWAGLAAGDLLGLTLSPEHGGAGLDPVALCLVLRESARVLARVPLLETCAVAMALQRYGDAGLVAELLPGVGRGELVLTVGASGRTGHDPAELAVTARREAPASNRLGKGLGDGPGNAPGDADGDAAGWVLDGVQSGVPWAQAADWIAIPAHTGEGRAVVALIRPTHDGVTLAEQVSTSGELFAEVRLDSVRIDSRALIDTVGAWEWLRALLITGTCALALGLGEAVLTMTSEYTGKREQFGFPVATFQSVAVQAADRYIDLRAMEVTLWQAAWRISTGAGGALPAEGDIAVAKIWASDGVRRVVQTAQHLHGGFGADTDYPLHRFHAWAKQIELSLGPAAAHEEALGDLLAAHLLS is encoded by the coding sequence GTGGACTTCACCTTCACCGAGGAACAGCAGGCAGCCACTGAGGCAGCGAGAGCGGTCTTCTCGGGCGTTGCGCCCGACGGGGTACCCAGCCCCGCTCTCGTGCCGGGAGCGGTGGCCGAGGACATCGACCGGCCTCTGTGGGCCGGGCTCGCCGCAGGCGACCTGCTGGGTCTGACGCTGTCGCCGGAGCATGGCGGGGCCGGGCTCGATCCAGTCGCGCTCTGTCTGGTGCTGCGTGAGTCCGCCAGGGTACTTGCGCGGGTGCCGCTGCTGGAGACGTGCGCGGTCGCGATGGCGCTCCAGCGCTACGGCGACGCGGGGCTGGTCGCCGAGCTGCTGCCCGGGGTCGGCCGGGGCGAGCTGGTCCTCACCGTCGGGGCCAGCGGCCGCACCGGCCACGACCCGGCCGAGCTCGCCGTCACCGCCCGCCGGGAAGCCCCCGCGAGCAACCGGCTTGGCAAGGGTCTTGGCGACGGGCCTGGCAACGCCCCCGGCGACGCCGACGGTGATGCTGCGGGCTGGGTGCTCGACGGGGTGCAGTCAGGGGTGCCCTGGGCGCAGGCCGCGGACTGGATCGCGATTCCTGCCCACACGGGCGAGGGCCGGGCCGTTGTGGCCCTGATCCGGCCCACCCACGACGGCGTCACTCTGGCCGAGCAGGTCTCCACCAGCGGTGAGCTGTTCGCCGAGGTCCGGCTGGATTCGGTACGGATCGACAGCCGTGCGCTGATCGACACCGTCGGGGCCTGGGAGTGGTTGCGCGCCCTGCTCATCACCGGGACGTGCGCACTCGCGCTGGGTCTGGGCGAGGCTGTGCTGACCATGACGAGCGAATACACCGGCAAGCGCGAGCAGTTCGGCTTTCCCGTCGCGACCTTCCAGTCCGTCGCCGTACAGGCCGCGGACCGTTACATCGACCTGCGGGCCATGGAAGTGACGCTCTGGCAGGCGGCCTGGAGGATCTCCACCGGGGCCGGCGGTGCGCTGCCCGCTGAGGGCGACATTGCCGTGGCGAAGATCTGGGCGTCGGACGGTGTCCGCCGGGTCGTGCAGACGGCACAGCATCTGCACGGCGGCTTCGGCGCGGACACCGACTACCCACTGCACCGCTTCCATGCCTGGGCGAAGCAGATCGAGCTCTCCCTCGGCCCGGCGGCGGCACACGAGGAGGCACTGGGCGACCTACTGGCCGCGCACCTCCTCAGCTGA
- the paaC gene encoding 1,2-phenylacetyl-CoA epoxidase subunit PaaC gives MTAALALGDDALVLSHRLGEWAGHAPVLEEEVALANIALDLLGQARVLLSLVGDEDELAYLREERAFRNVQLVEQPNGDFAHTIARQLYFSTYQRLLHEQLAAGEGPFAGLAAKAVKEVAYHQDHAEHWTLRLGDGTAESHERMQRGVDALWRFTGELFQPVEGVEIDWQSLNSGWLESVTAVLQQATLTVPAGPQSGAWTAGAGRQGIHTEPFGRMIAEMQHLHRSHPGASW, from the coding sequence GTGACCGCGGCCCTCGCCCTGGGCGACGACGCATTGGTGCTCTCGCACCGGCTGGGGGAGTGGGCCGGCCATGCCCCCGTACTGGAAGAGGAAGTGGCCCTGGCCAACATCGCCCTGGACCTGTTGGGACAGGCACGGGTGCTGCTCTCCCTTGTCGGGGACGAGGACGAGCTGGCATATCTGCGCGAGGAGCGTGCCTTCCGCAACGTCCAACTGGTCGAGCAGCCGAACGGCGACTTCGCCCACACCATCGCCCGCCAGCTCTACTTCTCCACGTACCAGCGGCTGCTCCACGAGCAGCTGGCGGCCGGTGAAGGTCCATTCGCCGGGCTGGCGGCGAAGGCAGTCAAGGAGGTCGCCTACCACCAGGACCACGCGGAGCACTGGACGCTGCGGCTCGGCGACGGCACTGCAGAGAGCCATGAGCGGATGCAGCGCGGGGTCGACGCCCTGTGGCGGTTCACCGGCGAACTGTTCCAGCCCGTCGAGGGCGTGGAGATCGACTGGCAGTCGCTGAACAGCGGCTGGCTTGAGTCCGTCACCGCAGTGCTGCAGCAGGCCACGCTGACCGTACCGGCCGGCCCACAGTCCGGAGCATGGACGGCGGGCGCGGGACGGCAGGGCATCCACACCGAACCCTTCGGCCGGATGATCGCCGAGATGCAGCACCTGCATCGCAGCCACCCGGGGGCGTCATGGTGA